Proteins encoded by one window of Cyanobium sp. NS01:
- a CDS encoding terminase — MTASTTATAMPAPVLTPQVPAEGGLLLSELDPWGDGGLLHLPTATAAEPTEPQSLRSFIAEAYPRYGFHRWAEVLIELLQQVADGQLSRLIVTCPPRLGKSLLVSKLFPAYFLQRYPHLFAAIASYSAELAYAHSREARHFYRVTGHLLARDSAAVGNWLTRQRGGCIAAGVDGPFTGKGYSLGIIDDPYKGPGDAASPALRQKLIDWLRSVWLTRAEPASVLGPDGREQPNLSAQVVVLTRWDHQDVIGWLLEQELGEAPQHWTVLDLPAIAEDPADRPKLPPTCTLIPDWRQQGEALCPERFPLPELIKIRARLGAYWWAALYQQRPSPATGSIFLRQWIRPPFPRPDGRQRQYALLVLSCDLSFKGEAESNYCGFCLAGLLAPPARFAIPRSGEPQGPTAPKELEIEVLWAARHRFGLPEVIRFLLGCLEALEQQGLRPNAVLIEDAANGPAVLQTLRRRVPGMLPITARGSKETRAHAVAPLVEAGQIRFHHRAQPLVEEAIRFPKGSKDLVDAFCHGALWLEGRYWKAQGIQPLVTPLLVSR, encoded by the coding sequence ATGACGGCGAGTACCACCGCCACCGCGATGCCAGCACCGGTGCTCACGCCACAGGTCCCTGCAGAAGGCGGATTGCTGCTGAGCGAGCTCGACCCCTGGGGCGACGGCGGCCTGCTGCACCTCCCCACGGCCACTGCTGCCGAGCCAACGGAACCTCAGAGCCTGCGCAGCTTCATCGCCGAGGCCTACCCCCGCTACGGCTTCCACCGCTGGGCCGAGGTGCTGATCGAGCTGCTCCAGCAGGTGGCCGATGGCCAGCTGAGCCGGTTGATCGTGACCTGTCCGCCGCGGCTTGGGAAATCTCTGCTGGTATCCAAGCTGTTCCCGGCCTACTTCCTGCAGCGTTACCCGCACCTGTTCGCGGCGATCGCCTCCTACTCGGCGGAGCTGGCCTATGCCCACTCCAGAGAGGCGCGCCACTTCTACCGGGTGACCGGGCATCTGCTGGCCCGTGATTCGGCGGCGGTGGGCAACTGGCTCACCCGCCAGCGGGGCGGCTGCATCGCTGCTGGCGTGGATGGCCCATTCACCGGCAAGGGCTACAGCCTGGGAATCATCGACGACCCCTACAAGGGCCCTGGCGATGCCGCCTCTCCGGCGCTGCGGCAGAAGCTGATCGACTGGCTGCGCTCGGTGTGGCTCACCCGCGCCGAACCGGCCTCGGTGCTGGGTCCGGATGGCAGGGAACAGCCGAACCTCTCGGCCCAGGTGGTGGTGCTCACCCGCTGGGACCACCAGGACGTGATCGGCTGGTTGCTGGAGCAGGAGCTGGGCGAGGCCCCCCAGCACTGGACCGTGCTCGATCTGCCGGCCATCGCCGAGGACCCGGCCGATCGCCCCAAGCTGCCGCCCACTTGCACCCTGATCCCCGATTGGCGCCAGCAGGGAGAAGCCCTTTGCCCTGAGCGGTTCCCCTTGCCGGAACTGATCAAAATTCGCGCCCGCCTCGGCGCCTACTGGTGGGCAGCGCTCTATCAGCAGCGGCCCAGCCCGGCGACGGGATCGATCTTCCTGAGGCAGTGGATCAGGCCCCCGTTCCCTCGGCCGGACGGCCGCCAGCGTCAGTACGCCCTGCTGGTCCTCTCGTGTGACCTGAGCTTCAAGGGGGAAGCGGAGAGCAACTACTGCGGCTTCTGCCTGGCCGGCCTGCTGGCACCACCAGCCCGCTTTGCCATCCCCCGATCAGGTGAACCTCAGGGCCCAACGGCGCCAAAGGAGCTGGAGATCGAGGTGCTCTGGGCGGCCCGGCACCGTTTTGGTCTACCCGAGGTGATCCGCTTCCTGCTGGGCTGCCTGGAGGCCCTGGAGCAACAGGGCCTACGGCCGAATGCCGTGCTCATCGAGGACGCCGCCAACGGCCCGGCAGTGCTGCAGACGCTCAGGCGCCGCGTGCCGGGGATGCTGCCAATCACCGCCCGCGGCAGCAAGGAAACCCGCGCCCATGCCGTTGCCCCCCTGGTGGAGGCCGGGCAGATTCGCTTTCACCACCGCGCCCAGCCGCTGGTGGAGGAAGCGATCCGCTTCCCCAAGGGCAGCAAGGACTTGGTGGATGCTTTCTGCCACGGCGCCCTGTGGCTTGAAGGCCGCTACTGGAAGGCCCAGGGCATCCAGCCGTTGGTGACACCGCTGCTGGTGAGCCGGTGA
- a CDS encoding sigma-70 family RNA polymerase sigma factor, protein MSVPMVSAVRENPKPSAVESPRPAVLTPAAVQLALPLTVVLVGNAAGAERMLQQRRYRRPACHARAQQLEINWQQPVRHRSRPQAGQVAQASHCRPRRQRPVRPHAAADALALQHRDLAEKIAGNFARRTIHPKEDLLQLAMIGLIKAARRYDPSRGPFRPYGRTYANGEITHFLRDNGFLLKVPPTWRELHARGQRLLTSGVDVEEMLERIGISRLQWIQIVDACSVRVVAFPVE, encoded by the coding sequence GTGAGCGTGCCGATGGTGTCCGCAGTGCGGGAAAATCCCAAGCCTTCCGCAGTGGAGAGCCCACGCCCTGCTGTGCTGACTCCTGCTGCAGTGCAGCTGGCGCTGCCGCTCACGGTGGTGCTGGTGGGCAATGCCGCTGGGGCGGAGCGAATGCTGCAGCAAAGGCGCTACCGCCGGCCGGCGTGCCATGCCCGTGCGCAGCAGCTGGAGATCAACTGGCAGCAGCCCGTTCGACACCGGTCCCGGCCCCAGGCTGGCCAGGTTGCTCAGGCTTCCCACTGCCGGCCACGCCGTCAGCGCCCTGTGCGGCCTCATGCCGCTGCCGATGCCCTGGCGCTGCAGCACAGGGACTTGGCGGAGAAGATCGCCGGCAACTTCGCTCGGCGCACGATCCACCCCAAGGAGGATCTGCTGCAGCTGGCGATGATCGGGCTGATCAAAGCGGCGCGGCGCTATGACCCATCACGGGGTCCGTTCCGGCCCTATGGCCGCACCTACGCCAATGGGGAGATCACCCACTTCCTGCGGGACAACGGCTTCCTGCTGAAGGTTCCGCCGACCTGGCGGGAGCTGCATGCGCGGGGGCAGCGGTTGCTGACCTCAGGAGTAGATGTGGAGGAGATGCTTGAGCGAATAGGGATCAGCCGCCTGCAGTGGATTCAGATCGTTGATGCTTGCTCAGTACGGGTGGTTGCTTTTCCTGTTGAATGA
- a CDS encoding AAA family ATPase gives MPIEMKLTRFRVTAFRSVEDSGWIDVDDVTALIGTNESGKSNLLLPLWKLNPAKEGEIHPTSDFPRKHFTAFRNANPKPVFIEAEFAVHGALRTHLARKAGLSEDLVEKVTIRRRLDGRHEIDFPLAPQEQTVLVEDLAALLESAAKDIASAKQMKTEQGVCSSILDSITTAQDALPEESECGLDNVSELREILSSVSLQGAPKTSAVIPRFKRLQQQIEEHYSSVSRDHPSDSEEVKKLILGSLPKFVYYSNYGNLDSEIYLPHVIQNLNRLEGLGQKERAKARTLKVLFEFVELQPTEILSLGKDIHPPGQQPSEEQVEQSAQKKKERSILLQSASTRLTEEFRRWWKQGDYRFRFEADGDHFRIWVADDRRPEEVELEGRSTGLQWFLSFYLVFLVESQDTHSGCILLLDEPGLSLHPLAQRDLSDFFDGLAERNQLMYTTHSPFLVDADRLDRVRKVFVAPDGTSKATSDLGADGGDPTKRGAGYAVHAALGLSVAEGLLIGCDPVIVEGPSDQHYLAAIKTILIRNGLLSPVREIVFPPAGGAKGIKAIASILGGRDERLPMALLDGDEQGTRSVQALRTGLYAADADRVLQVSSFVDINGAEVEDLIPAGIIAKIVDRMIREPETPFERRHDANKPIVPQIEAWANEGGVALVKGWKVELAKRVKRALLDCEPVPEATLQVWQNLFERFKPNPETHSLTA, from the coding sequence ATGCCGATCGAGATGAAGCTCACCAGATTCCGCGTTACAGCCTTTCGCTCCGTGGAGGACAGCGGGTGGATCGACGTGGACGACGTGACCGCACTAATCGGAACTAACGAATCAGGAAAAAGCAACCTCTTACTCCCTCTCTGGAAGCTGAATCCTGCCAAGGAGGGAGAGATCCACCCGACGTCCGACTTTCCTCGAAAGCACTTTACGGCCTTCCGCAACGCTAATCCTAAACCTGTCTTCATCGAGGCCGAGTTCGCAGTCCACGGGGCTTTACGTACACATCTCGCCCGCAAAGCCGGACTCAGCGAGGACTTAGTCGAGAAGGTGACTATTCGGCGCCGCCTCGATGGCAGGCACGAGATCGACTTCCCCCTCGCCCCACAGGAGCAGACCGTTCTCGTCGAGGATCTTGCCGCTCTCTTAGAGTCGGCAGCCAAAGATATCGCTTCGGCAAAGCAGATGAAAACAGAACAAGGTGTTTGCTCGAGCATTCTCGATTCCATCACTACTGCTCAAGATGCTCTACCAGAAGAGAGCGAGTGCGGCCTTGATAATGTTTCAGAACTGCGCGAGATTTTATCGAGCGTGAGCCTTCAGGGTGCCCCAAAGACCAGTGCCGTAATCCCGCGCTTTAAGCGACTCCAACAGCAGATCGAAGAGCACTATTCATCAGTATCGAGGGATCACCCCAGCGACTCTGAGGAGGTCAAGAAGTTAATCCTTGGCAGCCTTCCAAAGTTCGTCTATTACTCGAACTATGGGAATCTCGATTCCGAGATATATCTTCCACACGTCATCCAGAACCTGAATCGATTGGAGGGTCTAGGCCAGAAAGAGCGTGCGAAGGCAAGGACCCTCAAGGTCCTTTTTGAATTCGTCGAACTCCAGCCCACTGAAATTCTTAGTTTAGGTAAGGATATTCACCCACCGGGCCAGCAGCCTTCCGAGGAACAGGTAGAGCAGTCCGCTCAGAAGAAAAAGGAGCGGAGTATCTTGCTTCAGTCTGCCTCTACGCGGCTCACCGAGGAATTCCGGCGCTGGTGGAAGCAAGGCGACTATCGCTTCCGATTTGAGGCAGACGGTGACCATTTCCGAATCTGGGTTGCAGATGACCGTCGTCCCGAGGAGGTTGAACTGGAAGGCCGCAGTACCGGCCTTCAGTGGTTTCTCAGTTTTTACCTTGTCTTCTTGGTGGAGAGTCAGGACACACATTCGGGCTGCATCCTGCTTCTTGACGAGCCAGGTCTTTCGCTGCACCCTCTGGCTCAGCGCGATCTTTCCGACTTTTTCGATGGGCTGGCTGAGCGAAATCAGTTGATGTATACTACACACTCACCCTTCCTGGTGGACGCCGATCGCCTAGATCGTGTCAGAAAAGTCTTTGTTGCGCCTGACGGGACGAGTAAAGCTACATCTGATCTTGGCGCTGATGGTGGCGACCCGACCAAACGGGGCGCTGGCTACGCTGTCCATGCAGCGTTGGGGTTGAGTGTCGCCGAGGGTCTCTTGATTGGATGTGATCCAGTGATCGTAGAGGGCCCCTCCGATCAGCACTACCTCGCCGCAATCAAGACGATTCTCATTCGGAATGGGTTACTCAGTCCTGTACGCGAGATCGTATTTCCCCCCGCTGGAGGCGCGAAGGGGATCAAAGCTATAGCGAGCATCTTGGGGGGACGCGACGAGAGACTCCCCATGGCGCTCCTCGACGGCGACGAACAAGGCACCCGCTCCGTGCAGGCACTCCGGACGGGCCTGTATGCGGCGGATGCCGATCGGGTGCTGCAGGTCAGCTCGTTTGTCGACATCAACGGAGCCGAGGTCGAAGATTTAATCCCAGCTGGCATTATCGCCAAGATTGTCGATAGGATGATCCGTGAGCCTGAGACTCCCTTCGAAAGACGTCATGATGCAAATAAACCCATCGTTCCACAGATCGAGGCATGGGCGAATGAAGGTGGTGTGGCGCTGGTGAAGGGCTGGAAAGTAGAGCTTGCGAAGCGAGTGAAGCGTGCCCTGCTTGACTGCGAGCCAGTTCCCGAAGCGACGTTACAAGTTTGGCAGAACTTATTTGAGCGCTTCAAACCAAACCCAGAGACACACTCGTTGACTGCCTAA
- a CDS encoding DUF4055 domain-containing protein, whose translation MQTRRRSRTRTSATVAPEPPASEQPPWLEHPTLSGLRDRLQLVYDCWTLLELPDGTSRRPVYLPRGIEEPETCYLKRLEAARPTGFYRDALRTYAGMLSRLNWQELPDSLSRVATDVDGQGTDLGVFLFLADLLTLRDGGCLILQLPPQHRWPSEGDWLEALAKGDRLSLPRLQLVPRGDLLNWRLPTDGATGAPASGPVEIVWREPRRQALPPRYSSDHAAVPTVLIDAHGGLVPDPQAWLYRTLSVTDDGLMLYSWQANPNPGAVDGYDVMPVGEPSLLPQRFDLPALWYSVDGTAFGEGDLPHLGLAHQYLNHYRCRSDYEDLLSRTALPVGVRTGLVDVYGFRRSDGALGSNSSTGGTDAQRPQRLVLSTSSFMDLPEGAKFQWVEIKARSLAEHRAYLQQLEEAMRRDALIPAGGHGPARTELEISLTAGQSFAVLQSLAGQKSSMLSTLLRQWTRLTGEKLSETPACSVEISPLVPPQPPRKPQPSVQEWLVLHERGVIDGAELRQQLGLGEPNGGSGG comes from the coding sequence GTGCAAACGCGTCGCCGCAGTCGCACCCGGACCTCAGCCACGGTCGCTCCTGAGCCCCCTGCCAGTGAGCAGCCTCCCTGGCTTGAACACCCCACCCTCTCTGGACTTCGCGACCGCCTCCAGCTGGTCTACGACTGCTGGACTCTGCTCGAACTCCCAGACGGCACCAGCCGCCGGCCGGTGTACCTCCCCCGCGGCATCGAGGAGCCCGAGACCTGCTACCTCAAGCGTCTGGAGGCGGCTCGGCCCACCGGTTTCTACCGCGATGCTCTGCGCACCTACGCCGGGATGCTGTCGCGGCTGAACTGGCAGGAGCTTCCCGATTCCCTCAGCCGCGTGGCCACCGATGTGGATGGCCAGGGCACCGACCTGGGGGTGTTCCTGTTTCTGGCTGACCTGCTCACCCTGCGAGATGGCGGCTGCCTGATCCTGCAGCTGCCGCCTCAGCACCGCTGGCCCTCGGAAGGCGACTGGCTGGAGGCCCTCGCCAAGGGCGATCGGCTTTCGTTGCCGCGGCTGCAGCTAGTGCCCCGGGGAGACCTGCTCAACTGGCGCCTGCCTACCGATGGCGCCACAGGCGCCCCAGCGTCGGGACCGGTAGAGATCGTTTGGCGTGAGCCGCGCCGCCAGGCCCTGCCGCCCCGCTACTCCAGCGACCATGCCGCCGTGCCCACGGTGCTGATCGACGCCCACGGCGGTCTGGTGCCCGATCCACAGGCCTGGCTGTACCGGACCCTCTCGGTCACCGATGACGGCCTGATGCTGTACAGCTGGCAGGCCAACCCCAACCCCGGCGCCGTGGATGGCTACGACGTGATGCCGGTGGGCGAGCCTTCGCTGCTGCCCCAGCGCTTTGACCTGCCGGCCCTCTGGTACTCGGTGGATGGGACCGCCTTCGGTGAGGGCGACCTGCCCCACCTGGGCCTGGCCCACCAGTACCTCAACCACTACCGCTGCCGCAGCGATTACGAGGATCTGTTGTCACGCACCGCCCTGCCAGTGGGCGTACGTACGGGCCTGGTGGATGTCTACGGCTTCCGCCGCAGTGATGGCGCTTTGGGCTCGAATTCATCTACCGGTGGCACAGATGCCCAACGCCCCCAGCGCCTGGTGCTCTCCACCTCCTCCTTCATGGACCTGCCGGAGGGCGCCAAGTTCCAGTGGGTCGAAATAAAAGCGCGCTCGCTGGCCGAGCACCGGGCCTACCTGCAGCAGCTGGAAGAAGCCATGCGTCGCGATGCCCTGATCCCTGCCGGTGGCCACGGCCCCGCCCGCACGGAGCTGGAGATTTCTCTCACCGCCGGCCAGAGCTTTGCGGTGCTGCAGTCGCTGGCAGGCCAGAAGAGCTCGATGCTCAGCACCCTGCTGCGCCAGTGGACCCGCCTCACCGGCGAAAAGCTTTCAGAGACGCCGGCCTGCAGCGTGGAGATCAGCCCGCTGGTGCCACCCCAGCCACCACGCAAACCCCAGCCCTCGGTGCAGGAGTGGCTGGTGCTGCATGAGCGGGGGGTGATCGACGGCGCCGAGCTGCGCCAGCAGCTGGGGCTGGGCGAGCCCAACGGGGGCAGTGGCGGCTGA
- a CDS encoding LysM peptidoglycan-binding domain-containing protein, giving the protein MEQPLSPLNQGLNPLRGAPLWGQLVSLPAAAPTIDSGLAQPAAAPPGALPLWLALQPYANARLCLFEVDRPESRNPLPIRRHVIDCFLEQSGIVSGYNDTALTDPGDVLLRGYLCRAAILPVSTNNTFDWLAAELDWATPGFRDEAPLPWDPTLLGTVQAPCQGVMWLGDLAQLSPQGGLPIGGRAQFAGCQVMHFGADYGPGGIGLLVQPLLGEAIQLVLRPHSVLVLRGGDTLNLIAERYGTTVATLRRINPQLESTQTITTAEGDSLAVLAGRHGTTEAKLRSLNPVLQQSESYVTAEGETLSSVAAAQQLSLTLLRQFNPELSSWPSEEPLPAGTTLLLPVYRSTTPIPAGLELLVPGYLPSTPLPAGEWIYLPARRSAPVLDELPELAG; this is encoded by the coding sequence ATGGAGCAGCCCCTCTCACCGCTGAACCAGGGCCTCAACCCCCTGCGGGGTGCGCCGCTGTGGGGTCAGCTGGTCTCTCTGCCTGCTGCTGCCCCAACGATCGACAGCGGGCTGGCCCAGCCCGCGGCTGCTCCCCCCGGGGCTCTGCCCCTGTGGCTGGCGCTGCAGCCCTATGCCAATGCCCGTCTCTGCCTGTTTGAGGTGGACCGGCCCGAGAGCCGCAATCCGCTTCCCATCCGCCGCCACGTGATCGACTGCTTCCTGGAGCAGAGCGGCATCGTCAGCGGCTACAACGACACCGCCCTCACCGACCCCGGGGACGTGCTGCTGCGCGGCTACCTCTGCCGGGCGGCGATCCTGCCAGTGAGCACCAACAACACCTTCGATTGGCTGGCGGCCGAGCTCGATTGGGCCACCCCAGGCTTCCGCGACGAGGCTCCGCTGCCCTGGGACCCAACGCTGCTGGGCACGGTGCAGGCCCCCTGCCAGGGGGTGATGTGGCTGGGAGATCTGGCCCAGCTCTCGCCCCAGGGCGGACTGCCCATTGGCGGCCGGGCCCAGTTCGCTGGCTGCCAGGTGATGCACTTCGGGGCGGACTACGGCCCCGGTGGCATCGGCCTGCTGGTGCAGCCGCTGCTGGGGGAAGCGATCCAGCTGGTGCTCAGGCCCCACAGCGTGCTGGTGCTCAGAGGCGGCGACACCTTGAACCTGATCGCCGAGCGCTACGGCACCACCGTGGCCACCTTGCGGCGGATCAACCCGCAACTCGAGAGCACCCAGACAATCACGACGGCTGAAGGCGATTCGTTGGCGGTGCTGGCGGGTCGGCACGGCACAACCGAAGCCAAGCTGCGCAGCCTCAACCCGGTGCTGCAGCAGAGCGAGTCCTACGTCACCGCCGAGGGCGAAACCCTGAGCAGCGTGGCCGCGGCCCAGCAGCTCAGCCTGACCCTGCTGCGCCAGTTCAACCCGGAGCTCAGCAGCTGGCCCAGCGAGGAACCGCTGCCGGCTGGCACCACCCTGCTGCTGCCCGTGTACCGGTCCACCACCCCGATTCCTGCGGGGTTGGAGCTGCTGGTGCCCGGTTATCTGCCCTCCACGCCCCTGCCGGCCGGGGAGTGGATCTATCTGCCGGCGAGGCGGTCTGCTCCTGTGCTGGATGAGCTGCCCGAGCTGGCGGGCTGA
- a CDS encoding PIN domain nuclease: MIVVDSSVWIDFFNGVSTPEVERLDGWLGVTPLAIGDLILVEVMQGFRTERDVATARQLFRSLALLPMLGGSNAWKAAENYRTLRRQGITVRKTIDGIIATACIEANLPLLFSDRDFQPYVEHLGLEAA; this comes from the coding sequence GTGATCGTTGTCGATTCCTCGGTCTGGATCGACTTCTTCAATGGGGTGAGCACCCCCGAGGTGGAGCGGCTGGATGGATGGCTCGGGGTGACACCGCTGGCGATCGGCGATCTGATCCTGGTGGAGGTGATGCAGGGCTTCCGCACCGAGCGCGACGTGGCCACCGCCCGGCAACTGTTCCGCTCCTTGGCTCTGCTGCCGATGCTTGGTGGCAGCAATGCCTGGAAGGCAGCAGAGAATTACAGAACGCTGCGCCGCCAGGGAATCACGGTGCGCAAGACGATCGACGGGATCATCGCCACCGCCTGCATCGAGGCCAACCTGCCGCTGCTGTTCAGCGACCGCGACTTTCAGCCCTATGTCGAGCACCTGGGGCTCGAGGCGGCATGA
- a CDS encoding type II toxin-antitoxin system VapB family antitoxin: MRTNIVIDDALMKQAMQASGARSKREAVELGLRTLVKLQQQGKIRSFRGQLRWDGDLDAQRLDAQTEATEQQP; this comes from the coding sequence ATGCGTACCAACATCGTCATCGACGACGCCCTGATGAAGCAGGCGATGCAGGCCAGCGGGGCCCGCAGCAAACGGGAGGCGGTCGAGCTGGGGCTGCGCACCCTGGTCAAGCTGCAGCAGCAGGGCAAGATCCGCTCCTTCCGCGGCCAGCTCCGCTGGGACGGTGATCTGGACGCCCAGCGCCTGGACGCGCAGACCGAGGCGACTGAGCAGCAGCCGTGA
- a CDS encoding L,D-transpeptidase, with the protein MASPMTPERFQDRFEAFRGEPQQVSGVWTLHAAIAALPGSEAVLDEQAPWALTFSQKPAAPPAPAAPGGGLDPRGSEEAGMAGPGMAAPVQPGDSYLLVNDRDEDMEAYDHAGRLLWKVPCLARGQGADTDWTQNSTDTPPGLYRLGQLYADYEQNPNPPCSDTAMAYGWYSFDMEELEGQEVAVSRAGIMLHGGGSACGWPRAWAPMQPLHPTLGCVRLHNADLRDKVLPLYRQGTVYVGVFQEKK; encoded by the coding sequence ATGGCCAGCCCCATGACCCCCGAGCGGTTTCAGGATCGCTTTGAAGCCTTCCGCGGTGAACCTCAGCAGGTCTCCGGCGTCTGGACCCTCCATGCCGCGATCGCTGCCCTGCCCGGCAGCGAGGCCGTCCTCGATGAGCAGGCCCCCTGGGCGCTCACCTTTAGCCAGAAACCCGCTGCGCCCCCGGCACCAGCTGCTCCTGGCGGCGGCCTCGATCCCCGCGGTTCAGAGGAAGCCGGCATGGCTGGCCCGGGGATGGCAGCACCCGTCCAGCCCGGGGATTCATACCTGCTGGTTAATGACCGGGACGAGGACATGGAGGCCTACGACCACGCCGGCCGGCTCCTCTGGAAGGTTCCCTGCCTGGCCCGCGGCCAAGGCGCCGACACCGACTGGACCCAGAACAGCACCGACACCCCGCCGGGGCTCTACCGACTGGGCCAGCTCTACGCGGACTACGAGCAGAACCCCAATCCCCCCTGCAGCGACACGGCCATGGCCTACGGCTGGTACTCCTTCGACATGGAGGAGCTGGAGGGCCAGGAGGTGGCCGTTAGCCGGGCCGGGATCATGCTCCACGGCGGTGGATCTGCCTGCGGCTGGCCCAGGGCCTGGGCACCGATGCAGCCCCTGCACCCCACCCTCGGTTGCGTTCGCCTGCACAACGCCGATCTGCGCGACAAGGTGCTGCCCCTCTACCGGCAGGGCACCGTCTATGTGGGGGTCTTCCAGGAAAAAAAGTGA
- a CDS encoding Fic family protein, with the protein MVSSWIWQQPDWPQFRWKGSALEPLLEQARAARQELLSRLETLEPPLDREAISALLGRESLGTAAIEGELLDPGQVRSSIARRLRLPLAEGQPATSAQVEGLLDVLLEATSSLEAPLTLATLNHWHRRLFAAGPDDLRAIRIGELRDEAPMQVLSGAIGRERLHFEAPPRDQLEEQLKVFLDWVASPPAQLDGLLRAGLAHLWFLTLHPYEDGNGRLARAITDRLLAQDCRAQVQRELSGRALGISAQILREREGYYTALERCQRGNLDVTGWLSWFLEQLTAAAATNGAVIDAVRRKAAFWWSHRHSGFNSRQQKLLNRLLDAEPEGFTGGMTLRKAISLTKVSRATAWRDLAELVEQQALEPIGEGRSRAYRLHWPGGPLPGDGA; encoded by the coding sequence ATGGTTTCATCCTGGATCTGGCAGCAGCCGGACTGGCCCCAGTTCCGCTGGAAGGGCTCCGCTCTGGAACCGCTGCTGGAGCAGGCCCGCGCTGCACGCCAGGAGTTGCTGAGCCGGTTGGAGACGCTGGAGCCCCCGCTCGATCGCGAGGCGATCTCCGCCTTGCTGGGCCGGGAGAGCCTGGGCACGGCCGCCATCGAAGGCGAGCTGCTGGATCCCGGCCAGGTGCGCTCCTCAATCGCGCGCCGACTGCGCCTTCCCCTGGCCGAGGGGCAGCCGGCCACCAGCGCCCAGGTGGAGGGCCTGCTGGATGTGTTGCTGGAGGCCACCAGCAGCCTGGAGGCTCCCCTCACCCTGGCCACGCTGAACCACTGGCATCGGCGCCTGTTTGCCGCTGGCCCCGATGACCTGCGCGCCATTCGGATCGGTGAACTGCGCGATGAAGCCCCGATGCAGGTGCTCTCCGGTGCCATCGGCCGTGAGCGCCTGCACTTTGAAGCGCCGCCCCGAGACCAGCTCGAAGAGCAGCTGAAGGTCTTCCTGGATTGGGTCGCCTCCCCGCCTGCGCAGCTGGACGGACTGTTGCGCGCGGGCCTGGCCCACCTCTGGTTTCTCACCCTCCACCCCTATGAAGACGGCAACGGCCGCTTGGCCCGTGCCATCACCGATCGGCTGCTCGCCCAGGACTGCAGGGCCCAGGTCCAACGGGAGTTGTCTGGCCGCGCCCTGGGCATCTCCGCCCAGATCCTGCGGGAGCGGGAGGGCTACTACACGGCACTGGAGCGCTGCCAGCGGGGAAATCTGGATGTCACCGGATGGCTGAGCTGGTTCCTGGAGCAGCTCACGGCAGCGGCGGCCACCAATGGCGCCGTGATCGATGCGGTGCGGCGCAAGGCGGCCTTCTGGTGGAGCCACCGTCACAGCGGCTTCAACAGCCGCCAGCAGAAACTGCTCAATCGGTTGCTGGATGCCGAACCGGAGGGTTTCACAGGCGGCATGACCCTGCGCAAGGCCATCAGCCTCACCAAGGTGAGCCGCGCCACGGCCTGGCGCGATCTGGCCGAGCTGGTGGAGCAGCAGGCGCTCGAGCCGATCGGCGAGGGCCGCAGCCGCGCCTATCGCCTCCATTGGCCAGGCGGGCCGCTACCCGGGGATGGCGCGTAA
- a CDS encoding major capsid protein translates to MGLTLIEAQKYARRAEQLAVLKTFAEGELLRRLPFRNLVGGSLSFPAETKLPRVGFRAVNEGYRQSYGVINSDSEFVHLFGGDLDVDRSIVDLQGPEARAAQTEMKVRSMRLTLEAAIINGDDTFDPRAFNGLSKRLGPGDDQTIDNGGSTLNLLALEALTDSVIGYGGDKVLIASKAARRQISTASRQAGGDLYEVIDGRHYFEGVEILMVEEDAEGNAVLGYDEPGDTTSIYCCVLGDAAVCGLQGPFEGRYGISVRDFGEVHDAPVFRTRVDWYVGFAVCNRKAAARLFNVAPMPLVLP, encoded by the coding sequence TTGGGCCTGACCTTGATCGAGGCGCAGAAATACGCCCGCCGTGCTGAGCAGCTGGCGGTGCTCAAGACCTTTGCGGAGGGGGAGCTGCTGCGCCGCTTGCCGTTCCGCAACCTCGTCGGTGGCTCGCTGAGCTTTCCGGCTGAGACCAAACTGCCCCGTGTCGGCTTCCGTGCCGTCAACGAGGGCTACCGCCAGAGCTATGGGGTGATCAACTCCGATTCGGAGTTCGTGCACCTGTTCGGCGGCGATCTGGATGTGGACCGCTCGATCGTGGATCTGCAGGGCCCCGAGGCGCGCGCCGCCCAGACCGAAATGAAGGTGCGCTCGATGCGCCTCACCCTGGAGGCAGCAATCATCAATGGTGACGACACCTTTGATCCCCGCGCCTTCAACGGGCTGAGCAAGCGCCTGGGGCCTGGAGACGACCAGACCATCGACAACGGCGGCAGCACGCTCAACCTGCTGGCGCTGGAGGCATTGACCGACAGCGTGATCGGTTACGGCGGCGACAAGGTGCTGATCGCCAGCAAGGCGGCCCGCCGCCAGATCAGCACCGCCTCCCGCCAGGCCGGCGGCGACCTCTACGAGGTGATCGATGGGCGCCACTACTTCGAGGGGGTGGAGATCCTGATGGTGGAAGAGGACGCCGAGGGCAACGCCGTGCTCGGCTACGACGAACCGGGAGACACCACCTCCATCTACTGCTGCGTGCTCGGCGATGCGGCGGTCTGCGGCCTGCAGGGCCCGTTCGAGGGGCGCTACGGGATCTCGGTTCGGGACTTCGGGGAGGTGCACGACGCGCCGGTGTTCCGCACGCGGGTGGATTGGTACGTGGGCTTTGCCGTCTGCAACCGCAAGGCGGCAGCGCGCCTGTTCAACGTGGCGCCCATGCCGTTGGTGCTGCCCTGA